A DNA window from Setaria viridis chromosome 2, Setaria_viridis_v4.0, whole genome shotgun sequence contains the following coding sequences:
- the LOC117845468 gene encoding ribonuclease 1, which translates to MKIAIAFVLLFSLLAVSSTAEKFDFFYLVQQWPGSFCDTRQGCCFPDAGKPAADFGIHGLWPNYAKCRGSQLQGLARAVLGEDAAALFSAVGRRGRCWPEYCNDGNTLSPWEIRDLVASLDRNWPTLSCKSGRSFEFWSYEWKKHGTCSNLEQHEYFARALELKAAHNLTAILAGAGIVPSNTETYSLSSVGDAIAQGTGFTANLECNRDADGEAQLFQVYLCVDREVKQLIDCPLSMRSKCTDRVKLPVF; encoded by the exons ATGAAGATTGCGATCGCCTTCGTGCTGCTGTTTTCTCTCCTCGCCGTCTCGTCCACGGCGGAGAAGTTCGATTTCTTCTACCTGGTACAGCAG TGGCCGGGCTCGTTCTGCGACACGCGGCAGGGCTGCTGCTTCCCGGACGCCGGGAAGCCGGCGGCGGACTTCGGCATCCACGGGCTCTGGCCCAACTACGCCAAGTGCCGGGGCAGCCAGCTTCAgggcctcgcccgcgccgtgcttggcgaggacgccgccgccttgTTCTCCGCCgtggggcggcggggcaggTGCTGGCCGGAGTACTGCAACGACGGCAACACGCTGAGCCCGTGGGAGATCCGGGACCTGGTGGCGTCCCTGGACAGGAACTGGCCGACGCTGTCGTGCAAGAGCGGGCGCAGCTTCGAGTTCTGGAGCTACGAGTGGAAGAAGCACGGCACCTGCTCCAACCTCGAGCAGCACGAGTACTTCGCGCGCGCGCTGGAGCTCAAGGCGGCGCACAACCTGACGGCgatcctcgccggcgccgggatcGTGCCGTCGAACACGGAGACATACTCACTGAGCAGCGTGGGGGACGCCATCGCCCAGGGGACCGGGTTCACGGCGAACCTCGAGTGCAaccgcgacgccgacggcgaggcgcagctGTTCCAGGTGTACCTGTGCGTGGATCGAGAGGTGAAGCAACTCATCGACTGCCCGCTGTCCATGCGAAGCAAGTGCACCGACCGGGTCAAGCTGCCAGTCTTCTGA